The Liolophura sinensis isolate JHLJ2023 chromosome 6, CUHK_Ljap_v2, whole genome shotgun sequence genomic sequence AATATTTCCCAAAAGCATGGTAACATTCCACCATATGCAGTATTTTAACAGTTactgaaagttttgaaaatatttccacaAGTTGATTCTACCAAACACTCAATTCACAATCTTGTTCCAAATCCTCTCCAATGTGCTTGCGCCAGACATAGGATATACTTTTGCCACTTCGAAACTGATGTAAACCACGTCTTTCTGCTTTCTGGTATATTCATAGGTTGTGAGTTAGCGTGataataaaatttaagaaagaGTGTGGTTGATGTCCGGAGGCTTTGTTGTTCACCTAATATCTGAAAGTATATTTCACTGTTCactcatgtatgtatgttctgATATTGTTGTTGTACTTACGATTTTCTGCTGTCATCTTGATACACTGAGTGCCAGGAAAAAGACCAACACGTTTCTGGCGCCTGGACCAGCAATCATCCACGTAGAATTTCCCTGTGTTGTTAAATGTGTCCTCACACTCTGGCTCGCTGTTATTTATCGAGGAACAGACAAAACAGCCGATTGCATCCACTGTAATAATAAAAGACGTATCCAGTAATAATGTCCAATTCTTTAAACTACCCTCCAATTTTTGGTAAAAACTTCCATTAGGTTAGTAATACTGAACAAAAGTCACCGTGGTAAATGCGCTTGACACTTGACTGCTTTGTAAAAGTCAAACTGGTCAAAGGAAACATGGGGTTTTGGATTATCAACTGATTCCACCTGGTCATTTGCTTTTATCTTGTTTAACAATGACAACATCAGTGGGCTCATTTCCAGCTGCTTACACCTGCCAGAAAGGCGTCAAGACATGAATTGCTCTGCTCACCTGTGTCAATGTGTAGCAGCCATATTGCTACAGACAAAAgaggtaaccatggtaacacagGCTGACGTATGGAGACTGTTGCCATCACGTTAAGTTACGACACACTATTGGAAAGGGACTAACTGTAAAAGAACAATAAAAAGACATGGCGTTGTAGAAAATATATGCACTGGGCTTGTattataaattcatttataaCACCATTCACTGACAAGGTAATTTAGTGCAGTTAAGTGTGATTTAGTGTATAAAGTTATGCCACCATCAAAAccattgtaaaaataaacattagATATAGGCAATGCATCAACCGAGAACAAACCAACCCACCATGATGCTTGTCTAAGCCTGTGTGATATGCCGCGTCAACCAAACTAGAGGCATGATGTAATGGATGTGCTGGCACGTAGCCAGCAAAGACCGTATTGATCAGACTGTGGAGCTAACGTTACAAGGTAGGCCACGGTGATCTGAGCAAAGGCCATCCTCAAGAAAGTATATGTCGTCAGGCTGATTTGGCTTTACTACAAGTACGtgtagtaaatatacacaaTGCAATTTTTCCTTTGTACTTTCAGATTTCCTAGCCTACACTTGGGGTAAAAtagtgtatttgtatttttacctcAAAAATTAACAACGATGTAAAATCTGTTAATGTTGGATAAGTGTCTCTGCCATGGAAATGCGACAACATCGTGAGTGTTACTCATGTAGGTTTAACAGCACGACCATAACAGCCAATGTCTCCCGAAATAGCTGACAACTTTTTCCTCCATTGAAACTACTAGCCAACGCAAACCGAAAAAGCCCATAGCGTGAGCCTTCATTCAGTGCCTGGTGAAATAGCCTGCAGCTTGTATAAGTATAATCCCTGCAAATATAACTACCGTACATCTAACACTTTCTGGTTACATTAGATTAACGGATATTACTGATGTACATCAAAGTAATACAAATCAACACACATGTAGCCTACAGGCCACTTATGTAATTTCTGCCGACGAATGACCAATGAGGCTAAGGATGATAACTTCCCGTCTAGAATAAGCCTTTGTACGCGACCATGCATAGATTATTGGCATGCAAGTCAATTTGGGTTGTTAACCTTTTTCTGTATGTTAACACTTTCCATACGTTGTTCCCACGTCACGACA encodes the following:
- the LOC135469406 gene encoding uncharacterized protein LOC135469406, which translates into the protein MATVSIRQPVLPWLPLLSVAIWLLHIDTVDAIGCFVCSSINNSEPECEDTFNNTGKFYVDDCWSRRQKRVGLFPGTQCIKMTAENPEDHTTYVVRNCVVDNGGLTSETEIGRQDHCGWLREMEYDNKKVHGCIVTCESNGCNSGERVRATLHVTFVGLLSPLLLVLYSRW